One part of the Thermocrinis sp. genome encodes these proteins:
- the exbB gene encoding TonB-system energizer ExbB, with protein sequence MDFIRELVDYGVIGLLLALSFFAVAVAIERWSFYRKVKLEEYKSKQELEVELSKGLTFIASVASNAPYIGLLGTVLGIMLTFYNIGEEGFVDTKKVMVGLALALKATAVGLLVAIPSSVLYNLLLRRVKILLLLWEAKNGRQRV encoded by the coding sequence GTGGATTTCATTAGAGAACTTGTGGATTACGGAGTTATAGGTCTTTTGCTTGCTCTTAGCTTCTTTGCGGTAGCCGTTGCCATAGAAAGGTGGAGCTTTTACAGAAAGGTAAAGCTTGAAGAATACAAAAGCAAACAGGAGTTGGAAGTAGAGCTCAGCAAAGGTCTTACCTTTATAGCTTCTGTGGCCTCCAACGCACCATACATAGGACTTTTGGGTACGGTGCTTGGCATTATGCTAACCTTTTACAACATAGGGGAGGAGGGTTTTGTGGATACAAAGAAGGTTATGGTAGGTCTTGCTTTAGCTCTCAAGGCTACGGCGGTTGGGCTATTGGTAGCCATACCTTCTTCCGTCCTTTACAACCTACTTCTTAGAAGAGTAAAGATCCTTTTGCTTTTGTGGGAGGCAAAGAATGGAAGACAAAGAGTTTAG
- a CDS encoding peroxiredoxin, which translates to MLKEGDKAPDFCLKGIDEEGNEKEFCLKDLLDQPIILYFYPKDNTSGCTQEACDFRDNINQLINKGYRVVGVSPDSISSHKKFKEKYNLPFPLLSDPDCKIAELYGAYGVKKIYGKETKGIIRSTFVINPDGTIKKAYYNVKAKGHVEKLMQEL; encoded by the coding sequence ATGCTTAAAGAAGGAGACAAAGCTCCAGATTTTTGTTTGAAAGGTATAGACGAAGAAGGTAATGAAAAAGAGTTTTGCCTTAAAGACCTTTTAGACCAACCCATTATCCTTTACTTTTACCCAAAGGACAATACATCCGGATGCACCCAAGAAGCCTGCGACTTTAGGGACAACATAAACCAACTCATAAACAAAGGCTACAGGGTGGTTGGCGTAAGCCCAGATTCCATCTCTTCCCACAAAAAATTTAAGGAAAAGTACAATCTTCCTTTTCCTCTGCTGAGCGACCCAGACTGTAAGATCGCAGAGCTTTATGGCGCTTATGGTGTAAAGAAAATTTATGGAAAAGAAACAAAGGGTATAATCAGAAGCACCTTCGTCATAAATCCGGATGGAACTATCAAAAAGGCTTACTACAACGTAAAGGCAAAGGGACACGTAGAAAAGCTAATGCAAGAGCTTTAA
- the cfiA gene encoding 2-oxoglutarate carboxylase large subunit, with product MQAVEILEQIQEELKKLEKKGFRKKILITDLTPRDGQQCKLATRVRTDDLLPLCEKMDKVGFYAVEVWGGATYDVCLRYLKEDPWERLRRIKEVMPNTKLQMLFRGQNIVGYRPKSDKLVYKFVERAIANGITVFRVFDALNDNRNIETAVKAIKELGGEAHAEISYTRSPIHTYQKWIEYALEIAEMGADWLSFKDATGIIMPLETYAIIKGIKEATQGKLPVLLHNHDMSGTAIVNHMMAILAGVDMVDTVLSPLAFGSSHPATESVVAMLEGTPFDTGLDLKLIDECAEITKQIRKKYKKYETEYAGVNAKVLIHKIPGGMISNMVAQLIEANALDKIEEALKEVPNVERDLGYPPLLTPSSQIVGVQAVLNVISGERYKVITKEVRDYVEGKYGRPPGPISKELAEKILGPGKEPDFSTRAADLADPEDWDKAYEETKALLGREPTDEEVLLYALFPMQAKDFFVAREKGELYPEPIEELAETAEVKPGTVPGAAPVEFDIIYHGEKFKVKIEGVSAHQEPGKPRKYYVRVDGRLEEVQLTPLVEAIPAGGVSQAVVQAEEKGIPKATQPGDATAPMPGRVVRILVEEGQPVQEGQTVAIVEAMKMENEIHAPITGVVKKIFAKPGDNITPDDAILRIEAVKGDSDTYG from the coding sequence ATGCAAGCAGTGGAGATTTTAGAGCAAATACAAGAAGAGCTTAAAAAGCTTGAAAAGAAAGGCTTTCGCAAGAAGATACTTATAACAGACCTTACGCCAAGGGATGGTCAGCAGTGCAAGCTTGCCACCAGAGTAAGAACGGATGACCTTTTGCCTTTGTGCGAAAAGATGGACAAGGTGGGCTTTTACGCAGTGGAAGTTTGGGGAGGTGCCACCTACGACGTGTGCTTGAGGTATTTAAAGGAAGACCCATGGGAGAGGTTAAGAAGAATAAAGGAGGTTATGCCCAATACCAAACTGCAAATGCTCTTCAGAGGTCAAAACATAGTAGGCTACAGACCAAAGTCTGATAAGCTTGTTTATAAATTCGTAGAAAGGGCCATAGCCAATGGTATAACCGTCTTTAGGGTCTTTGACGCCCTAAACGACAACAGAAACATAGAAACTGCAGTAAAAGCTATAAAAGAGCTTGGAGGAGAAGCTCACGCTGAGATCTCTTACACCAGAAGCCCCATCCATACCTATCAAAAGTGGATAGAATATGCCCTTGAGATAGCTGAGATGGGAGCAGACTGGCTCTCCTTCAAAGATGCCACCGGTATTATCATGCCCTTAGAAACTTACGCCATCATAAAGGGTATAAAAGAAGCCACGCAGGGGAAACTGCCGGTGCTTCTGCACAATCATGATATGAGCGGAACAGCCATCGTCAATCACATGATGGCAATACTTGCGGGCGTAGATATGGTGGATACTGTCCTATCCCCTTTAGCCTTTGGCTCTTCTCACCCGGCCACCGAGTCGGTAGTTGCCATGCTTGAAGGCACCCCCTTTGACACCGGCTTGGACCTAAAGCTCATAGACGAGTGCGCAGAGATCACCAAGCAGATAAGAAAGAAGTATAAGAAATACGAAACAGAGTATGCGGGCGTGAATGCCAAAGTGCTCATTCACAAGATCCCCGGTGGTATGATCTCCAACATGGTTGCACAGCTTATAGAAGCCAATGCCTTAGACAAGATAGAAGAAGCCCTAAAGGAAGTTCCAAACGTAGAAAGGGACCTTGGCTATCCACCCTTGCTTACTCCATCCTCCCAGATAGTTGGTGTTCAAGCTGTGCTTAACGTAATAAGCGGAGAGAGATACAAGGTGATCACCAAGGAGGTAAGGGATTACGTGGAGGGCAAATACGGAAGGCCACCGGGACCCATCTCCAAGGAACTGGCGGAGAAGATCCTTGGTCCTGGCAAAGAACCAGACTTTTCCACAAGGGCGGCAGACCTGGCAGACCCAGAGGACTGGGACAAGGCCTACGAAGAAACAAAGGCTTTGCTTGGAAGGGAGCCAACGGATGAAGAAGTTCTCCTTTATGCGCTCTTCCCTATGCAGGCTAAAGACTTCTTTGTAGCAAGGGAAAAGGGAGAGCTTTATCCAGAACCCATAGAGGAACTGGCGGAAACTGCAGAGGTCAAACCTGGCACAGTGCCCGGTGCTGCGCCAGTGGAGTTTGACATTATCTATCACGGAGAGAAATTCAAGGTAAAGATAGAAGGGGTAAGTGCCCATCAGGAGCCTGGAAAGCCAAGGAAGTATTACGTCAGGGTAGATGGAAGGCTTGAAGAGGTTCAGCTCACTCCGCTGGTAGAAGCTATTCCGGCAGGGGGTGTGTCTCAGGCAGTGGTTCAGGCAGAAGAGAAAGGTATTCCCAAAGCAACTCAGCCAGGAGATGCAACCGCACCCATGCCCGGAAGGGTAGTAAGAATCCTTGTGGAAGAGGGTCAGCCAGTGCAAGAGGGACAAACGGTAGCCATCGTGGAAGCTATGAAGATGGAAAACGAAATCCACGCTCCAATAACAGGAGTGGTAAAGAAAATCTTTGCAAAGCCCGGGGATAACATCACACCCGACGATGCCATTCTAAGAATAGAAGCGGTTAAAGGCGACTCTGACACTTACGGCTGA
- a CDS encoding DUF523 and DUF1722 domain-containing protein: MKYPTPKLVVSACLAGEFVRYDGGTVKDPFVEKLLRYCQVIPVCPEVSIGLGVPRNKVILYWKEKELRLVQPSSGKDLTEDMLSFVESFLSGLEEVDGFLLKGKSPSCGVSNSTLSYKDPEGRTFSHRTKGLFAKKVIERFEDLPVEDEKRLKDEKIKKHFLVRLFSIARLREFISRAESISQLMEFHRINKYLLMLHSQTKLKEMGRLVASSKGFTQTIKEYSRLFRQALKKTPSKGQYINTFTHIYGHLSRRLNQKEKDHFFTLLEDFRKGLVSEKTILELLKNWSFRFEEDYLQTQTIFEPCPKELN, translated from the coding sequence ATGAAATATCCAACTCCCAAGCTTGTGGTAAGTGCATGCTTGGCAGGAGAGTTTGTAAGATACGACGGCGGGACTGTAAAAGATCCTTTTGTGGAAAAACTTCTAAGATACTGTCAGGTTATACCAGTTTGTCCTGAAGTGTCCATAGGATTGGGTGTGCCAAGAAACAAAGTTATCCTTTACTGGAAGGAAAAGGAACTAAGACTTGTTCAACCTTCTTCTGGAAAAGACCTAACAGAAGATATGCTCAGCTTTGTAGAAAGTTTTTTAAGCGGATTGGAAGAGGTGGATGGTTTTTTGCTAAAGGGCAAATCTCCCTCTTGTGGAGTGTCAAACAGCACCCTTTCTTACAAAGACCCAGAGGGAAGAACTTTCTCCCATCGCACAAAGGGACTGTTTGCAAAAAAAGTTATAGAGAGGTTTGAGGATTTGCCCGTAGAGGACGAAAAAAGGCTAAAGGACGAAAAGATAAAAAAACACTTTTTAGTTAGACTCTTTTCCATCGCAAGGCTGAGGGAGTTTATAAGCAGAGCAGAAAGTATAAGCCAGCTTATGGAGTTTCACAGAATAAACAAGTACCTTCTTATGCTTCACTCCCAGACAAAGCTAAAGGAGATGGGAAGACTTGTGGCATCCTCAAAGGGCTTTACTCAAACAATTAAAGAATACTCAAGGCTTTTTAGGCAGGCTTTAAAGAAAACTCCATCCAAAGGGCAATACATAAACACCTTCACCCACATATACGGCCATCTCTCCAGAAGGTTAAACCAAAAGGAAAAGGACCACTTTTTTACACTGCTGGAGGACTTCAGAAAAGGTCTGGTAAGTGAAAAGACTATCCTTGAACTTCTAAAAAACTGGAGTTTTAGGTTTGAAGAAGACTACCTTCAGACCCAAACGATCTTTGAACCCTGTCCAAAGGAGCTAAATTAA
- a CDS encoding OsmC family protein encodes MKVKVAQKEDFHFVGVGESNREVPIDAAGYVGGKGRGIRPPELLFHSIAGCVGIHLYEALHKEGKHTEHIEIETDAERITEGYPKVFTKIYLFVKVKGDVSEEDVKKALDKTIYDPGTCSIAYMINKVAPIEYRIELIR; translated from the coding sequence ATGAAGGTAAAGGTTGCCCAAAAGGAAGACTTTCACTTCGTAGGTGTGGGAGAGTCTAACAGAGAAGTGCCCATAGATGCAGCCGGTTATGTGGGTGGTAAAGGCAGAGGCATAAGACCTCCTGAGCTTTTGTTTCACTCCATAGCGGGCTGCGTGGGGATCCACCTGTACGAAGCCCTGCACAAAGAGGGCAAACACACAGAGCATATAGAGATAGAAACGGATGCGGAGAGGATCACAGAAGGCTATCCAAAGGTATTTACCAAGATCTACCTTTTTGTCAAAGTCAAAGGAGATGTTTCTGAGGAAGACGTAAAAAAAGCTTTGGACAAAACCATTTATGACCCCGGCACCTGTTCGATCGCGTACATGATAAACAAAGTTGCACCCATAGAGTATAGGATAGAGCTTATAAGGTAG
- a CDS encoding energy transducer TonB → MRELVKAYSLSFLIHFLLVFGLLFLTQRMPFLEKRIVEIDLSFENLKLEKEIVAEKNQKQAPSRHAEPLKAFHEDKTLNQEEKTAQIQTVPQEKQPITPTLSPVRDEPEEDRASQVQSIAEGKPADTSPSSSANQRVEIEEKKATAQVVGTQSSEGSKHAEESRKASLEESFLKEKLSVISGIVQRYANYPPIARRMGWEGKVLISFVLEPSGEIRDLKILKGSGYEVLDREALEAIKRSYREFPKPPASVIVRLPVAFRLE, encoded by the coding sequence GTGAGGGAGCTCGTTAAGGCCTATAGCCTATCCTTTCTGATCCACTTCCTCTTGGTCTTTGGCCTGCTTTTTCTGACTCAAAGGATGCCCTTCTTGGAGAAAAGGATCGTTGAAATAGATTTGTCTTTTGAAAATTTAAAGCTGGAAAAAGAAATCGTAGCTGAAAAAAACCAAAAGCAAGCTCCGTCAAGGCATGCAGAGCCTCTTAAAGCTTTCCATGAAGATAAAACCCTCAACCAAGAGGAAAAAACTGCTCAAATTCAAACAGTCCCACAAGAAAAACAGCCAATAACTCCAACCCTTTCGCCTGTAAGAGATGAACCAGAAGAGGATAGGGCTTCTCAGGTTCAAAGTATCGCAGAGGGAAAACCTGCGGACACTTCCCCTTCATCCTCCGCAAATCAGAGGGTAGAGATTGAAGAAAAGAAAGCTACAGCTCAAGTTGTGGGCACCCAATCTTCAGAAGGTTCAAAGCATGCGGAGGAAAGCAGAAAAGCCTCTTTGGAGGAAAGCTTTCTCAAGGAAAAGCTCTCCGTTATATCAGGTATAGTCCAAAGATACGCAAATTATCCGCCTATAGCCAGGAGGATGGGATGGGAGGGAAAGGTTTTGATCAGCTTTGTTTTGGAGCCAAGCGGAGAAATAAGGGATCTAAAAATTTTAAAAGGTAGCGGTTATGAAGTTTTGGACAGAGAAGCTCTGGAAGCCATAAAGAGAAGCTACAGGGAGTTCCCAAAACCCCCAGCAAGCGTAATAGTAAGGTTGCCAGTGGCCTTCAGGCTTGAATGA
- a CDS encoding 4Fe-4S binding protein: MAYWFVLYTFPGFFRQPLNTALFFLFFTILSFVFFFLFNGMAYCKYICPIGSVNTAFSRTSPMWLSTYQGECKTCKRPDCASACPYKLNPSKFDERNSMFGCTMCMECAHACDAVKLEFKRWGYSLYEKIKEPKMIEVMVYLFLTAVITITMRFHHGLSRSGLGEYMPWVVGGKYIQQAFNLPKWVDTSGLLAMLLSLILVFGIVYLTFGKIAKVLQTNLSNVLLSLGYAFAPLMIVGGLSHVLELFFIEYYHHIVNGFSQAFGLGVSVGPLAKRGEPWLLIFRVFPFIAGLWSLHILWNRVKMLHTPRKGYVFALASALPVFYLLLALHHHH, encoded by the coding sequence TTGGCATACTGGTTTGTCCTTTACACATTCCCGGGATTTTTCAGACAACCCCTAAACACTGCTTTATTCTTTCTCTTCTTTACCATCCTCTCCTTTGTCTTCTTCTTCCTCTTCAACGGCATGGCTTACTGTAAATACATCTGTCCCATAGGTTCTGTTAATACCGCCTTTTCCAGAACTTCTCCGATGTGGCTTTCTACATATCAAGGGGAATGCAAAACCTGTAAAAGACCGGACTGCGCCTCGGCATGTCCTTACAAGCTAAACCCTTCAAAGTTTGATGAAAGAAATTCCATGTTTGGATGCACCATGTGCATGGAGTGTGCCCATGCTTGCGATGCGGTAAAGCTTGAGTTCAAAAGGTGGGGATACTCATTGTACGAAAAGATAAAAGAGCCAAAGATGATAGAGGTTATGGTCTATTTGTTCTTGACAGCGGTTATAACCATCACCATGAGGTTCCACCACGGGTTATCCAGAAGCGGTTTGGGTGAATACATGCCCTGGGTGGTCGGTGGAAAATACATACAGCAAGCCTTTAACCTTCCAAAGTGGGTGGATACCTCTGGACTTTTGGCAATGCTGTTGAGCTTGATTTTGGTCTTTGGCATCGTCTATCTGACCTTTGGGAAGATTGCCAAAGTGCTACAGACCAATTTATCCAACGTCTTGCTTTCACTTGGTTATGCCTTTGCCCCACTCATGATAGTTGGGGGGCTGTCCCACGTGCTGGAGCTTTTCTTCATAGAGTATTACCACCATATAGTAAATGGCTTTTCTCAGGCTTTTGGTTTGGGGGTATCCGTCGGACCACTGGCTAAGAGAGGTGAGCCATGGCTTTTGATCTTTAGAGTTTTCCCCTTCATAGCGGGCCTTTGGAGCTTGCACATACTCTGGAATAGGGTAAAAATGCTCCACACTCCAAGAAAAGGCTATGTGTTTGCCTTGGCTTCCGCCCTTCCGGTATTCTATCTACTTTTGGCTCTCCATCACCATCATTGA
- the accC gene encoding acetyl-CoA carboxylase biotin carboxylase subunit: MFKKVLIANRGEIACRIIRACKELGIQTVAIYNEIESTARHVKMADEAYMIGVNPLDTYLNAERIVDLALEVGAEAIHPGYGFLAENEHFAKLCEEKGITFIGPHWKVIELMGDKARSKEVAKRTGLPTVPGSDGILKDEQEAKQIAKEIGYPVLLKASAGGGGRGIRICRNEEELLKNYELAYNEAQKAFGRGDLLLEKYIENPRHIEFQVLGDKYGNVIHLGERDCSIQRRNQKLVEIAPSLLLTPEQREYYGSLVVKAAKEIGYYSAGTMEFVGDEKGNLYFIEMNTRIQVEHPVTEMITGVDIVKWQIRIAAGEPLRYKQEDIKFNGYSIECRINAEDPKKGFAPSIGVIERYYAPGGFGIRVEHAASRGFEVTPYYDSMIAKLIVWAPQWEVAVDRMRAALETYEITGVKTTIPLLINIMKDPDFRAGRFTTKYLDERPHLFDYPEHRDKEDFVAIIASAIANYHGL, encoded by the coding sequence ATGTTCAAAAAGGTGCTAATAGCCAACAGGGGAGAGATAGCCTGCAGGATCATAAGAGCTTGCAAAGAGCTTGGTATTCAAACGGTTGCCATATACAACGAAATAGAATCTACCGCAAGGCACGTGAAGATGGCAGACGAGGCTTACATGATAGGCGTCAATCCTCTGGATACTTATCTGAATGCAGAGAGGATAGTGGATTTGGCTTTGGAAGTTGGAGCGGAAGCTATCCATCCGGGCTATGGCTTTTTGGCAGAAAACGAGCACTTTGCAAAGCTCTGTGAAGAGAAAGGAATAACCTTCATAGGACCCCACTGGAAGGTTATAGAGCTTATGGGAGACAAGGCAAGGTCTAAGGAGGTAGCAAAAAGAACAGGCCTTCCTACCGTGCCAGGAAGCGACGGCATACTCAAGGACGAGCAGGAGGCAAAGCAGATAGCAAAGGAGATAGGCTACCCTGTTCTTCTAAAGGCTTCCGCAGGAGGTGGAGGAAGGGGTATAAGGATATGCAGGAATGAGGAAGAACTTTTGAAAAACTACGAGCTTGCTTACAATGAAGCCCAAAAAGCCTTTGGAAGGGGAGATCTACTTCTTGAAAAGTACATAGAAAACCCAAGACACATAGAGTTTCAAGTTTTGGGAGACAAATACGGAAATGTTATACATCTCGGAGAAAGGGACTGTTCCATCCAAAGAAGAAACCAAAAACTCGTGGAGATTGCACCATCCTTGCTGTTAACACCGGAGCAAAGGGAATATTACGGTTCTTTGGTGGTAAAGGCTGCAAAGGAGATCGGATATTACAGTGCGGGCACTATGGAGTTTGTGGGAGACGAAAAGGGCAATCTATACTTCATTGAGATGAACACACGGATCCAGGTGGAGCATCCTGTCACGGAGATGATTACAGGAGTGGATATAGTCAAATGGCAGATCCGTATTGCAGCAGGAGAACCTTTAAGATACAAACAGGAGGATATAAAATTCAACGGCTACTCCATAGAGTGTAGGATCAACGCAGAGGACCCAAAAAAGGGATTTGCTCCAAGCATCGGAGTTATAGAAAGATACTACGCACCTGGAGGTTTTGGCATAAGGGTGGAGCATGCAGCATCCAGAGGTTTTGAGGTAACACCTTACTACGATTCAATGATTGCCAAGCTCATAGTTTGGGCACCCCAGTGGGAAGTTGCAGTAGACAGAATGAGGGCAGCCCTTGAAACTTACGAAATCACCGGCGTAAAAACAACAATTCCACTTTTAATAAACATCATGAAAGATCCAGACTTTAGAGCTGGGCGCTTTACTACCAAATATTTAGATGAACGTCCTCACCTCTTTGATTACCCTGAGCACAGGGACAAAGAGGATTTTGTTGCTATAATAGCCTCTGCCATAGCAAACTATCACGGATTATAG
- a CDS encoding biopolymer transporter ExbD, producing the protein MEDKEFSSINVIPLVDIMLVLLTIVLITATFVVQGSIPVQLPKASVSSQENLKGLSIIITQEGSVFFDGRIVSLSELERELEKYQRDHQVQVLADRRATVQSLVDVLDLLKKLSFKKVSIKTEVR; encoded by the coding sequence ATGGAAGACAAAGAGTTTAGCTCCATAAACGTTATTCCTTTGGTGGATATAATGCTTGTGCTTTTAACAATCGTGCTTATCACCGCTACCTTTGTAGTGCAGGGAAGCATACCCGTTCAACTACCAAAGGCAAGCGTAAGCTCCCAAGAAAATCTGAAAGGACTTTCCATAATCATAACACAGGAAGGGTCGGTCTTCTTTGACGGCAGGATTGTTTCTCTGTCAGAGCTTGAGAGAGAGCTTGAGAAGTATCAAAGAGATCACCAGGTGCAAGTGTTAGCAGATAGGAGGGCTACAGTCCAAAGTTTAGTAGATGTCTTAGACCTTTTGAAAAAGCTCAGTTTTAAAAAGGTATCCATAAAGACGGAGGTCAGGTAG